Within the Anas acuta chromosome 6, bAnaAcu1.1, whole genome shotgun sequence genome, the region AGCCCTGCCCCTCTCCACCCCCTCATCCGCCCTCCTCGACCTTACCTTGCTCCAACCTGGGAACTTCACAAAGGTGTCCCAGGCAATGCCAGGGGTCTCAAAGGTGCCGGTGTAGAAGGCTGGCCCTGATCTGCCCCTACTGCTTGGTTGTGGCAGGGCAGCGTGGGGCCAGCCCTGCTGGACGGCAGCGTCTATGGCCAGGGGGTAGATGAGCCAGTTGCTGAGCGGGCTGGAGTCCAAGGAGAGGTTCCCCAGCAAGCCCTGAGGTGGAGGAGGGAAAATGAGGCAGTGGGGTTTGCCCTGGGAATGGGATAGGATCCCATGGGAGGGGCTGCACGATCCTGGCACCATGGGGTgggtgcagaggaggagggagataGTGCAAGGTtaagcagggagcagggctcaGGGTGCCCGGATGGGGTCTGTGTGGGGTTTGGCTGTTCCCCCTCACCTTGAAGTCGCTGAAGTTGGCCCCGAAGCTGAGCCTGCCCATGTTCTCCAGGAGCACGTCCAGCGCGTCCCCTGCCCTGCCGGTCACAGGCAGCGTGCTCTGCCCGTCCCGCTCCAGCGTCCCCTGGTACTCCTGCAGGCACAGGGTCAGCGCTgcaccccagccccaccaccccaCACGCTGCCAGCACACCGTCCCGCTGCCTTCTCCCCCCAGAACCAGCACAAGGCTGCCCCCAAGGGGACATAAATGGGACATTGGGATGCCCTTTGGGGGCTCTCAgcaccctgcctgtccccaagGTCCTGGCCCAGCACGTCCCTCCCCAAGGCACCCCACCTTCTGCAGCATCACGTAGCCACGGTCGCAGACACCGTGGGGAGGAGCGCtcagtggggctggggccgggatGTCGCGGGGCAGCTGCGTGTGGTACAGCACGAAGCCGTGGgtctgcagggcagcacagacAGGGGAAGGGGGCTGCCGTGAGcccctttcccccaccccagGGTCTCCCTCGATGCGCCCCAGCGCACCCAGCCCCTCACCTGCTTTATGGCCTCGAAGGTGAGGGGGAACTGGCTGCGGATGGGCCCGGAGGGGGACAGGACATCCAGGACGTCCAGGAGATCAGCGTactgcagggaaggagggcagctgggcagctgagcagcGCCGGGCAGGGGCCACacagcccccagagcccacaCTCACCTTGCGCAGATCCACCCGGCCGTAGGCATACTtgggggtggcggggggcaTGGGGCCCACGGGCAGGGGCTGGAACTGAAGGGCGGGCTGTCAGGGGGCCCGTGGGGCTGAGGTGGCCCTGGGACCAGcagggagatgtccctgccccaCCAGGTCCTCCCatgcctgctgcttccccctcctgccctgctcagcacctggctgATGACCGTGCGGATGGCAAATAGCTTCTCTGTGGGGTCACCAGCCTCCGAGAGCGGCGCATCGTAGTCGTAACTGGTGGTCACTGGTTTGTACTGGGCCTTTAAGTCAGCACCTGGCCAGGGAAGCGATGGGCGCTGCGGGAAGGGGCTCTCCGGCACAAcctggcccccagccccgggctggCCGCAACGCAATGGGGGCATGACCCAGCACTGGGGGGCTCGGGGTCCCTGCCCACGGACAAAAGGAGTCCCCAAGGGGAcaagctggggctgggggccagcCAACCCCACAGGGGTCACCTGCCAAGGAAAGCCCCCTACCCCAGTACCACTGtgcccccaggcagcccccacTCACCGCTCCAGTAGGCGAAGTTGGTGCCCCCATGGAACATGTACCTGCGGGACACCAAACGAGTGTGCTCAGCACCCACACCGACCCAGaccccccacagccccatggGGCCCAtgctgtgccccccaccccagctggCTACTTGCATGTTGACGTTGGCCCCCAGCCGCAGCATGTCGGCGAGTCCCCGGGCCACCTGTGCGGCACTGGTGCTGGCGTGCGCGCCCCCCCAGTAGTCCAGCCAGCCCGTGTAGTACTCGGAGTTCACCTGGGGGGGCATGGGGCTGTCACCAGGCCTGGGGACCCCCTCCCCAGTCAGCCCAGCCCCCCAGCTCACCCCCTCCCGCGGTGCCTCACCAAGGGGCCCCTCGGCTCGACGCCGCGCTGCGCACCGAACGCCTCCGTCAAATTGGAGCCTGCACGGGGAAGAAGAAGGGAGGTTGGAGCAGGAGGGGGCCGGGACCCCGCTGCCCCCTCTCCTCCACCCCGGAGGCACCTGGCCCGAAGTCGACGGTGGCGTAGAGCCCCTGCAGGGTGCCGCAGCGCAGCTCCTCCGCCTGCGCGCCGTCGGTGGTGAAGAGCAGCACCTCGCTGCCCAGCAGCGCTCGGAAGGAGCCCAGCAGGTGCCGCAGGTAGTTGTAGTCGCAGGCGTAGTAGCTCCCGTATTCGTTCTCCACCTGTGAGCCAGGCACCATGCAGCCAGGCCCCGATGGGCACCCAGCTCCCCCCCATcctgggggcagccccgcagcaccccaCCTGCACGCTGATGATGTTCCCTCCGTTCTGGTAGAGCCGAGGCTTGATTTTGGGGAGCAGGACGTGGAGCCAGGAGTCGACGGCTGCCAGGAAGGCTGGGGGACAGGGCGCAGCTCAGCCCAACTGCAGCCCCCCTGGCCCAGCAGATGGAAATAATTcagggggggcactgggagggggggcagcaccgctgctccagccccacaccGAGGCTCACCGGGGTCGGAGGAGCGCAGGACGATGTCTGATTGCCACAGCAGCCATGCAGGCAGGCCGCCCTAGGGGAACACCCACAGCAGAAGGAGAGACAGACAAACTGCTCGGAGAGCCCCAAAAGTGGGTGacccccgccgcgcccccctgaccacccctcacccccagcACGGGGCCATGGGGCCAGGGCTCACCATCTCCCACTCGGCACAGATGTAGGGCCCCGGGCGCAGGATCACCAGGAGCCCCAGCTCGGCCGTCAGGTCCAGGAAGACTTCCACGTCCCGGTCCCCAGAGAAGTCATACACCCCCGGCAGCGGCTCGTGGTAGTTCCAGGGCACGTAGCTGGGGAGACGGGGCCAGGCAGGGGAATCCCAGGGGTCCCAGAGCTCAGCGTACGGGCTGATCCCCCTCCTGGTGACCATGCAACCCGGTTTTGGGGTGAGGAGTCGCCCCGGCACTTACACCTGCAGGGCGTTGAGCCCGCTCATGTACATCTTGAGCAGCCGGTCGCGCCAGGCGGGGCGCGGGACGCGGGCGTAGTGGATGCTGCCCGAGACGTAGCGGAAAGGGACGCCGTCCCTAAGGAAGCAGTCGTGCTCGTAGTCCAGCTGGAAGGAGCGCGCCGGGGCAGTGGGCTGCGGGGAGAGGCAGGGCTGTgcaaccccaaaaccccctgcACGGACCCCGAGGACCCTTCCTCGACACGGGGTGAGTGGCAGGGCCATATGGGAGGAGATGGTTAGGggttggggtgcaggggggcgGGGTGTAGGGGGTTGGGGGTCTATGGGATTAGGGTGCAGGGGTTGGGAGTCTATGGGATTagggtgcaggggctggggatCTAGGGGACTGGGAGTCTAAAGGGGTTGGGGTGCAGGGGGTTGGGGTGCAGGCGGTTAGGGGTCTATAGGATTAGGGTGCAGGGGTTGGGGGTGTAGGGGACTGGGAATCGAAAGGGGTTGGGGTGCAGGGAGTTGGGGTGCAGGGGGATTGGGGTCTATGGGATTAGGGTGTAGGGGTTGGGAGTCTATGGGATTAGGGTGCAGGGGTTGGGGGTCTATGGGATTGGGAGTCTAGGGGGTTTGTGGTGCAGGggtttggggtgcagggggttGGGGGTCTATGGGATTTAGGTGCAGGAGTGTGGGGGTcgaggggttttggggtctgggggttttggggtcctgcACCGACCTGGGCAcgcagcagccccgcagccagcagcagcaggacgagGCCCGGCAGCCCCATAGCACCGGGCAGGGCGCGGTGCGGAGCCGGGCGCCGCTCTCCCCGTTCCCCACGGGGGGGGCTCACAATGGCGCGCCCACCCCcttggccacgccccctttcCCCAAACCCCGCCCCCTTTCCCCTCTAGCCCCGCCCCCCGCGGGTGGTGGCGCGCCGGTGACGCGCGGCCCGCGGCGATGACGCGCGCGGACGATGGGGCAGGCGCTGTGCGTGTGCGCGCGCGGCACCGTCAGCATCGGGGGCGCGCGCTACCTGCTGCTGCACCGCCTGGCCGAGgggtgcgcaccgggggggggggggctgcgttTGGGGGGGTCCCGAGCCCGCAGGGGGCCGGGGAGGGCTGCGGGGAGTGGGGCACCCCATAAAGGGCACCCCATAAAAGGCACCCTGTAAAGGGCACCCCATGAAGGGCACCCCAAAAGGGcaccccctgctcccctgccctgGGGGTTGCCCACCCCAGACGGTGCTCGGTTCCCCCCGCAGGGGCTTCAGCTGCGTGGACCTGGTGGAGGGGCTGCGCGACGGGCGGCTGTACGCCCTGAAGCGCATCGCCTGCCACGACGCCGAGGACCGGCAGGCCGCCCTGCGCGAGGCGGAGATGCACGGGCTGCTGCGGCACCCCAACGTCCTGCGGCTGGAGGCGCACTGCCTGCTGGAGAAGGGTGCCAAGCACgaggcctggctgctgctgccctacgTGCAGGTGAGCAGGGGTGcagccgccgcccccggcccctgGGCGCACGGCGGGGCGGTGGGGGCGAGCGGCTGCTTGCTTTTGGCAGGGGGGGACCCTCTGGGGTGAGGTGGAGGCGCTGCGAGAGAAAGGGGTCTCCATGCCGGAGCAGCGCATCCTTCACATCCTCCACGGCATCTGCTGCGGGCTGCAGGCCATCCACAGCAAGGGCTACGCGCACAGGTAGgagcccacagccctgccccgcCAACAGctggggggctggagggcaCCCGGTGactttccccccctccccgcagggACCTCAAGCCCACCAACGTGCTGCTGGATGAGGACGACCGGCCCGTGCTGATGGACCTTGGTTCCATGAACCGGGCCCGCATCGAAGTCAACAGCTCTCGGGAGGCCATGGCCGTGCAGGTGGGTGCCCCATATGGGGGGAGCGCCCCTGCCCCGAGCCCTTCATCCCTTCACTCCCCTCTGCCTCTCCGCAGGACTGGGCTGCCCAGCGCTGCACCATCTCCTACCGAGCCCCGGAGCTCTTCACGGTGCCCAGCCAGTGCGTCATAGACGAGCGCACGGATATTTGGGTAAGGGTccggccccccagccccatccccatgcCGTGCGGTGTGGGGCTGCCCTGACCCCGACACGCTGCAGTCCCTAGGCTGCGTGCTGTACTGCATGATGTTCGGGGAGGGCCCCTACGACATGGTCTTCCAGAAGGGCGACAGCGTGGCTCTGGCGGTGCAGAACCCCATCACCGTGCCCCCATCTTCCAGGTGAggcagcggggtgggggggcaggTCCCGCTCCCCACAGCAGGGCCGTTCTGagccctctccctctctccccgcAGGTACTCGGCCGCCCTGCACCGCCTGCTGTGCTCCATGATGGCAGTGAACCCCCAGGAGCGGCCCAGCATCGACgaggtcctgcagcagctggaggagctgcagcccacgCCGGCCGGCCAGGTCACCACGTGCATCTGAGCACAGCCCACCCCGCGGCGGCACAGGCTGAGCCGGGAGAGGAGCAGCTGCCCTCGGCCCTGCTTCCCCGCAGGGCTTGTTTCAGAGGGATTTCTGCACCCAGGGGAGAGCTGCTCCGTGCTGGAGGTGTGTTGGACTTGAAGCGTGGCCTTTGGCGGTGTGCTGGGGGTGTGCGTCCCAAacgctgctgctgggggctcgcacagcccagggctgagccCCAGGACTGGTACACACGACCTGCTGCTAAACACAGGCGCTTCCAGAGGAGCAGGGTGTTCAGCATGGCACCCCGAGGGGGCActcctgcccagggcagagccGTGGTCGGGgcccagcctggtgctggagcGAGGCAGGGGGCAGGCGAGACACGGCGCCTGCTCCACCGCCGCCCTCAGCGCCTACGTTGCCTTGTGTTTTGAGTAAAGGATGTTCTTTATTGCAGAGGTGTGGATGGCGTCCCTGTTCCTGCCGGGGCATTGGGTGATTGGGATGTGAGTTCTGGGTTGAGCAGCCAGCCAGAGCCCGCAGGTGCTGCCGGAGGGGAAGGGCACGGGAGGACAGCCCTGGCGGGTCGGTGCAGCCACAGCATTAGCATTAAGCAGGGAAAATTAATCTCCAGCCGCAGCGTGCCTGATGGATGAGAGTTAACACAAAGCTCCCGTccacagctggggctgggcactgcTGTGCAGGCCCTCcgaggcagcaccagcaggggaAAGGGGCTCAGCACAGTGTAGACACAGGGCAGGGAATgggcagaaggagcagcagcccagctttATGGGGCAAGGACAGCCCTGGGACAGCAGGGCCTGCTCTGCAAACACCCCAGCGCTACGAGCACCCGCAGCCGAGCAGCTGGGAGGGCTCACCGGGACACACGGCAGGTGCAATGCCCACAGGCAGGgggtaaagaaaataaacaatgcaGCCAAGTGGTTTCACAGGGAGCATTCCCCTCCTTTAATCCTCCACCACAACATGGCAGTAACGCAGCCACAGGGACTGACAGGCTGGATGCCCTCACAGCGTGCGCCTGATGCACCGCAGAGCTTGGGCACGGCCCTCGCcctctgctgtggctgcaggggcacagggctgctccCTCCTTCCAGCCCAGCCCACCCACCCCTCTGGCTGCACACGGGGGATGTCCCAGCAGCCGCAGATGTCCTCTCAGGCTGAATCTGCTCCTCTGGGCTCAAGGTACGATGCAGGGCCATCCACAGGGGGTAGCGGTACCCACCCTGCCCGGACCAGGGAGCGATACGGGATGTGCACTGCGGCCCCGGGGACACTTACCTGCGTGGGGAgcgagctggagcaggagcagagcatgGGGAGCAAgcatagcagcagcagcagcagcagcagcgctcaGCACACACCTGACCTGGCAAGAAACCACTGCAGCCGGGGGGTTACTGGCAGACACGGAGGCTCTCAAAGGGTTTATTGCAAAGGGCTCCCGCAAAGGGAGGCCCGCGGAAAGGAGCAAGGTCCTGTCGGGCCGCGGCGCCTCTACTCCTCGCCCTCCTCTTCGTCCTCGTAGGAGTCCAGGCCCACCTCCTCGTAGTCCTTCTCCAGGGCAGCCATGTCCTCGCGCGCCTCGGAGAACTCGCCCTCCTCCATGCCCTCGCCCACGTACCAGTGCACGAAGGCGCGCTTGGCGTACATCAGGTCGAACTTGTGGTCGAGGCGAGCCCAGGCCTCGGCGATGGCCGTGGTGTTGCTCAGCATGCAGACGGCGCGCTGCACCTTGGCCAGGTCCCCCCCCGGCACCACGGTGGGCGGCTGGTAGTTGATGCCCACCTTGAAGCCCGTGGGGCACCAGTCCACGAACTGGATGCTGCGCTTGGTCTTGATGGTGGCGATGGCGGCGTTGACGTCCTTGGGCACCACGTCCCCGCGGTACAGCAGGCAGCACGCCATGTACTTGCCGTGCCGAGGGTCGCACTTCACCATCTGGTTGGCCGGCTCGAAGCACGAGTTGGTGATCTCGGCCACTGACAGCTGCTCGTGGTAGGCCTTCTCCGCAGAGATGACAGGGGCGTAGGTGGCCAGGGGGAAGTGGATGCGAGGGTAGGGCACCAGGTTGGTCTGGAACTCGGTCAGGTCGACGTTCAGGGCCCCGTCAAACCTCAAAGAGGCAGTGATGGAGGAGACGATCTGGCTGATGAGGCGGTTGAGGTTGGTGTAGGTGGGGCGCTCGATGTCCAGGTTCCTGCGGCAGATGTCGTAGATGGCCTCGTTGTCCACCATGAAGGCACAGTCCGAGTGCTCCAGGGTGGTGTGGGTGGTGAGGATGGAGTTGTAGGGCTCCACCACGGCAGTGGAGACCTGGGGGGCAGGGTAGATGGAGAACTCGAGCTTGGACTTCTTGCCGTAGTCAACAGAGAGTCGCTCCATCAGCAGCGAGGTGAATCCGGAGCCGGTGCCACCACCAAAGCTATGAAAAACCAGGAAGCCCTGGAGGCCCGTGCACTGGTCAGCCTGcggggagagagagaagcatGAGATCGCTCTGGCACTGATCTCCCTGTCAACACCTGACTGCCCAGAAGTCCTTCAGGCCCTGCTCCACCCCTGCCACGAGCAGCTGCAGACCCCTCCCAGGGCACAGGGGGCTCTGACCCCCAGCAggacagcacagcccagccccggggacacgtccctgccagcagcagttaCCCACCAGCTTCCGGATCCTGTCCAGCACTTGGTCGATGATCTCCTTGCCGATGGTGTAGTGCCCGCGGGCGTAGTTGTTGGCAGCGTCCTCCTTGCCAGTGATGAGCTGCTCGGGGTGGAAGAGCTGCCGGTAGATCCCAGCCCGCACCTCGTCTAGGAGAGATCGGGGAGAGCTGAGCCTGGTGCAGGCTCCTGGTCCCTcatcctcctccctgctccaccTGCCCGGGGCACAGCCCAGGACCCGGGGCCACCGCAGGCAGCGGGTTTGTGCTCCAGATGGAGGTGGCTGCCACCTCCCCGAGCAGGAGCTCTGCTTCTCCCACCCTTGGGAGCTGCAGTGCCGGTTGGGCTGGTTTCTCTCCGCACGCACGTGCAGAGCGGAGGCTCCCAGCACCGCTGCCTGCAGGACATTTCGGTAATAAAGCCTGCGTGGAGCTTTGGGGCTTCTCCTGGGGTTGCGGGGTTGCCTCTGGTTGCCcgcccagccccgtgccacaCAGCCCAGCCCCGGCACGCACCGATCACGGTGGGCTCCAGGTCCACGAAGATGGCCCGCGGGACGTGCTTCCCGGCGCCGGTCTCGCAGAAGAAGGTGGTGAAGGAGTCGTCCCCCCCGCCGATGGTCTTGTCGCTGGGCATCTGCCCGTCGGGCTGGATGCCGTGCTCCAGGCAGTACAGCTCCCAGCACGTGTTGCCCATCTGGACGCCGGCCTGGCCGACGTGGACGGAGATGCACTCgcgctggggaggggaggcagggtcAGAGCTTGGCACGGCGCCCTCCAACCCACCCCACGGGGGGCCCTGCACGGTGCCGGAGCCCCACGGCCACCTGCCGGGGAGCACCTCTTCCTCTTGCACAAGCTACGTGCCGCCGAGTGGCCCCACTCTGCCCTCGGGTTGGGACCTGGCGTTCCTCCCGGTGGCCCCAGCACCGCTGCGTGCCGCCAGCCACGCTCACGCTGccccggcagccccagccccttccccacgcCGTGGCAGCCCGATGAGCTGACGTGGGCACATTCCTGTCCCAGAGACACAGCCAGCACAGGGCAACCCCAAAATATCCCTGCtccggggctgggcagggggcttTGGGGTACAGGGGCAGCAAGGGGACTCCCCTGGGGTCACgcagccctgtccccaagctGCAAAGCCCTGGGGTGGGCAGCGGGCAGGGGACATGCTGGCGGCTCCCTGGCACCCCTGCCCCGGCTCTGGCACAGTTTTGGGGACGGGGACGGTGCGGCACCGCCGCGGGCACCCCGGGGAGGGCGAAGGGCTCCAGCCCCGGGGCAcggtgccggggggggccggggccgaagggcagcggggccggcccGGGGCAGGGCGCTGCGGCTGCTGGCACGGCCCCGGCCTCCGCCGGgactctaaatatagccccggGCCCCCGGGACAGGGCGCAGGCGGTCGCCCGCTTTGGCCAGCGGCCCCTGCCCGCACCGCCACCGCCACAGCCCCctgggacgggacgggacgggacggggcgagccccccgctcccagccccgaCGGGGACCCCccggggcagcgggggggggacCGAGCCTTGCCCCCCGCCCCGGTGCCCGGCTGTCGCCTCCCCCCGGCACCTGTCCCCGTCCGTCCGCCGCCACCGCGCACCGGGCGCCACCGGGGGGGTCGCGGCCGCCCCCTCCAAACCGGAGCCCCCTCCGCGAGGGCAGCGGGGACGGGAcctgggggacaccggggggacCCCGGGGGGACCCCggagcggcggggggcggctgcCCCCGGGCAGGTCCCGGTGGGGCTGCCCAAGGTCACGGTAGGGAAGGAGGGGACGCGTGGCGAGGGCTCCGCCGTGCGCCCCCGCCGCTCCCGGGGCGCCCCCCCTGtcgtgcccggtgcccggtgcgcACTCACcatgctgctgggggggggggcccgggctGTCCCGGCGGCTCGGTGCGGCGGGGCTCGGTGCGGAGCTGCGGCTGCTGCAATCCCCGCCGCAGCGAACTTCTTATAGCGGGGAGGGGTCTGGTGCCGCCACGCCCCCCTCATTTGGGTACATTTGcgtgtggggagggagggagctccCCCGGGGCAGCGGGAGCCCGCCTGGGTCCCTGCGCACCCATGGGGGGGGATCTCAGGGTGCCGGGGCTGTGGGcatcagcaggcagggctcGGCCACGGGGCAGGTGCAGCAGCCCCATAACTGCTCGGCCACCAGCCCCCCTCATCCCAAGCTCTGCTGGGAgctcaccccccacccccagaaCTCCAGGGCTGTGGCACCTGGGTccccagagcaggaggaaagaagagaaacaagtgAGAGATGAGGACTGGGTTTGGAGACCGGGGTGCCCCAAAACAGCCCTTGGCCATCTCAGCACTTGGGGATCCTcaggccaggggctgccctTCCCTGAGGGTTATCAGAGTGACTCTTTGTGCCTGCACACAGAGAAACCCCTCGGGGGGagtgcagcccccccggggccagggctggtgctgctgctggcgatGGGTGAGCCGCTGCCAGCCCGGCTGGCTGGGGaaaagcagagcccagcactgcagccttGTGcactgagcagggcagggagagggctcTGTCCTTGCTGCCAGGACACGGTCTCACACAGCACTCCCTGCCCTTGGGGACAGGGGCTCTGCTACCTGGGAATGTGCCAGGAGAAACTGCTGGGTACCCCCTGCAGCGGGGTCTAAGGCAGAGGTGCAGGGTAGccttcagaaaaaggaaaaaaaaataaaaggaagaggagCTGTGGTTGTGTCTTTTGCACTTCTGGCAGCAGTCAGGTCTCTCCGAAGGCACGGGGAGAAGTTACCGATGCAGTGGGATCACTCCTGGGGAAGCAGGGTCCTTCCTCGCCCCACACCCAGCCCTTGGCAAGGAGCCgtggggagcagagcccagcacgaggggcagcagctcctgccctggcgCAGCGGCCAGCACCGCTCAGTCTGAGCCCGGCGCTCGGACAGGGGGCACAGCGCCAGGAGCCACGGGGCTGCCCTGCGCACTGGGACGTGCGCCTGGCCCCGCTCCAGGAATCGGTGCGGCCCGCTGCTGGCTCACACTTTCCCCTCCAGCGGACACGGGTGCATGCCGGGAGCAGGAGAGCAGTGGAGGACAGCCCCTGGGGGTCAGCGTAGCTGGAGCGTAAGCGATAAGCAGGGAAAATTAATCCCAGCGTGCTGGATAACGGGTAATACAAATCTCCCGTTtgcagctggaggaaggagaCGACACTTGGATGTTGGGgcaccaggcagcacagggagaggTCTCAGCGTGAGGCCAGTGGCAGagccgggctgggggcaggcagaggcacTGCGTGATGGAGAGCCAGAGCCCGTGGGTGCAAGGAaaaggctggcagcagcactgccctgtgctgacaaggagggaagaagggagctgCTCCATCAGGATGTGCCTATGGCACCCCCAGAAGCTACCGTAGGAGAGGCATAAAATGGAACCGAAAGTCATGGGGGCTCCTTTGAAACCCTCTGGCATCAGCTCCAGCACAAGAACAAGGCCAGGCTGTTCCTACTTTAATCCTTCTTTCCAGCTGAGTTCAGCCTCCTGGGGTGCCTTCCCAAATCCCTGCTCACAGAGACCAAGAGCGCACTGAGAAGACTCAAAACTATTGCAGGCTGCTCCAAGGGGAGAcatttccctcttcttcctcgcCCTTTGGATGCAGGACCAG harbors:
- the STK16 gene encoding serine/threonine-protein kinase 16, with translation MGQALCVCARGTVSIGGARYLLLHRLAEGGFSCVDLVEGLRDGRLYALKRIACHDAEDRQAALREAEMHGLLRHPNVLRLEAHCLLEKGAKHEAWLLLPYVQGGTLWGEVEALREKGVSMPEQRILHILHGICCGLQAIHSKGYAHRDLKPTNVLLDEDDRPVLMDLGSMNRARIEVNSSREAMAVQDWAAQRCTISYRAPELFTVPSQCVIDERTDIWSLGCVLYCMMFGEGPYDMVFQKGDSVALAVQNPITVPPSSRYSAALHRLLCSMMAVNPQERPSIDEVLQQLEELQPTPAGQVTTCI
- the LOC137859013 gene encoding tubulin alpha-5 chain isoform X1; the protein is MRGAWRHQTPPRYKKFAAAGIAAAAAPHRAPPHRAAGTARAPPPSSMRECISVHVGQAGVQMGNTCWELYCLEHGIQPDGQMPSDKTIGGGDDSFTTFFCETGAGKHVPRAIFVDLEPTVIDEVRAGIYRQLFHPEQLITGKEDAANNYARGHYTIGKEIIDQVLDRIRKLADQCTGLQGFLVFHSFGGGTGSGFTSLLMERLSVDYGKKSKLEFSIYPAPQVSTAVVEPYNSILTTHTTLEHSDCAFMVDNEAIYDICRRNLDIERPTYTNLNRLISQIVSSITASLRFDGALNVDLTEFQTNLVPYPRIHFPLATYAPVISAEKAYHEQLSVAEITNSCFEPANQMVKCDPRHGKYMACCLLYRGDVVPKDVNAAIATIKTKRSIQFVDWCPTGFKVGINYQPPTVVPGGDLAKVQRAVCMLSNTTAIAEAWARLDHKFDLMYAKRAFVHWYVGEGMEEGEFSEAREDMAALEKDYEEVGLDSYEDEEEGEE
- the LOC137859013 gene encoding tubulin alpha-5 chain isoform X2, yielding MGNTCWELYCLEHGIQPDGQMPSDKTIGGGDDSFTTFFCETGAGKHVPRAIFVDLEPTVIDEVRAGIYRQLFHPEQLITGKEDAANNYARGHYTIGKEIIDQVLDRIRKLADQCTGLQGFLVFHSFGGGTGSGFTSLLMERLSVDYGKKSKLEFSIYPAPQVSTAVVEPYNSILTTHTTLEHSDCAFMVDNEAIYDICRRNLDIERPTYTNLNRLISQIVSSITASLRFDGALNVDLTEFQTNLVPYPRIHFPLATYAPVISAEKAYHEQLSVAEITNSCFEPANQMVKCDPRHGKYMACCLLYRGDVVPKDVNAAIATIKTKRSIQFVDWCPTGFKVGINYQPPTVVPGGDLAKVQRAVCMLSNTTAIAEAWARLDHKFDLMYAKRAFVHWYVGEGMEEGEFSEAREDMAALEKDYEEVGLDSYEDEEEGEE